In Halogeometricum sp. S1BR25-6, a single genomic region encodes these proteins:
- a CDS encoding glycine betaine ABC transporter substrate-binding protein, whose product MTRTRRAFLKRGGAAAGIAATAGCTSVLGIEATNTVKVSSMRFTEDIILGYMALESLRENTDLTALDETGLGGVTMNFRAVKNGEVTLYWLYSGGAWATIPPKHDRVIPDAEELYQAVKQEFERVYDLQYLNRAPFNNTYVLIADPAWVERTGVQTMSDFARYVSEGNTDFTVVMGPEFQQRADGWPGLAKHYGFEKMRGNLNVRNVGSSLTYQIVGEGGAEVGMGFSTNPKIRQYGLKTLEDDERFFPIYNPAPLVNGEALEAMPEMREPLNAIGPTLDTETIMRLNGLVSLQGRDPQTVAREYLQSEGLI is encoded by the coding sequence GTGACCAGGACACGACGCGCCTTTCTGAAGCGCGGTGGTGCGGCCGCCGGAATCGCTGCGACGGCCGGTTGCACGAGCGTGCTCGGTATCGAGGCGACGAACACGGTGAAGGTGAGTTCGATGCGCTTCACCGAGGACATCATCCTCGGCTACATGGCGCTGGAATCGCTGCGCGAGAACACCGACCTCACCGCTCTGGACGAGACGGGACTCGGCGGCGTCACCATGAACTTCCGCGCCGTCAAGAACGGCGAGGTGACGCTGTACTGGCTGTACTCGGGCGGCGCGTGGGCGACGATACCCCCGAAACACGACCGCGTCATCCCCGACGCCGAGGAACTGTATCAGGCGGTGAAACAGGAGTTCGAGCGCGTGTACGACCTCCAGTATCTGAACCGGGCGCCGTTCAACAACACGTACGTCCTCATCGCGGACCCCGCGTGGGTCGAGCGAACGGGCGTGCAGACGATGAGCGACTTCGCGCGCTACGTCAGCGAGGGCAACACCGACTTCACGGTCGTGATGGGTCCCGAGTTCCAACAGCGAGCGGACGGCTGGCCGGGACTGGCGAAACACTACGGCTTCGAGAAGATGCGCGGGAACCTGAACGTCCGCAACGTCGGGTCGTCGCTCACCTACCAGATCGTCGGCGAGGGCGGCGCCGAGGTCGGCATGGGGTTCAGCACGAACCCGAAAATCCGACAGTACGGGCTGAAGACGCTCGAAGACGACGAGCGGTTCTTCCCCATCTACAACCCCGCGCCGCTGGTGAACGGCGAGGCGCTGGAGGCGATGCCGGAGATGCGCGAACCGCTGAACGCCATCGGGCCGACGCTCGACACCGAGACCATCATGCGGCTCAACGGACTCGTCTCGTTACAGGGACGGGACCCACAGACCGTCGCGCGCGAGTATCTCCAATCGGAGGGGCTGATCTGA
- a CDS encoding ABC transporter permease, translating to MSALSFLGELLSFAAENAGRLARLSYEHVAITLWTLAIALPVAVSLGTLISYYERAATVVLWVAGVLMTIPAIAFFGVLVPVLGIGNPPTIAALVAYAQLPVIRNTYIGLTRADDAAIEAGTGLGMSRLERLRRVRLPVALPVVMAGIRNAVVILVGLAAIGAFIGAGGLGDFIFYGISAGDTAMIVVTTVVLSVLALAFDYAFGVLEQWLRLRNGEEVDEALVTRSLTAVHARLT from the coding sequence ATGAGCGCCCTCTCGTTCCTCGGCGAACTCCTCTCGTTCGCCGCGGAGAACGCCGGTCGACTCGCTCGACTGTCGTACGAGCACGTCGCCATCACCCTCTGGACGCTCGCTATCGCGCTCCCGGTCGCCGTCTCGCTCGGCACGCTCATCAGCTACTACGAGCGGGCCGCGACGGTCGTCCTCTGGGTCGCGGGGGTGCTGATGACGATTCCCGCCATCGCCTTCTTCGGCGTCCTCGTCCCGGTCCTCGGTATCGGCAACCCGCCGACCATCGCCGCGTTGGTCGCCTACGCGCAGTTGCCGGTCATCCGGAACACCTACATCGGGCTCACCCGGGCCGACGACGCGGCCATCGAGGCCGGAACGGGCCTCGGGATGAGCCGGCTCGAACGCCTCCGACGCGTCCGACTCCCGGTGGCGCTACCTGTGGTGATGGCCGGAATCAGAAACGCGGTCGTCATCCTCGTCGGCCTCGCCGCCATCGGCGCGTTCATCGGGGCCGGCGGCCTCGGCGACTTCATCTTCTACGGCATCAGCGCCGGCGACACGGCGATGATCGTCGTCACCACGGTCGTCCTCTCGGTGCTCGCGCTCGCGTTCGACTACGCGTTCGGGGTGCTAGAGCAGTGGCTCCGACTCCGCAACGGCGAAGAAGTCGACGAAGCGCTCGTAACTCGGTCACTCACTGCGGTTCACGCACGACTCACATGA
- a CDS encoding ABC transporter ATP-binding protein encodes MIRFDDVHKRYSDGTHAVRGLDFEVEEGTTTVLVGPSGCGKTTTMKLVNRLEEPTDGTVYYDGTDVSELEATELRRQIGYVIQDIGLFDHMTVGENVATVPELKGWDEERTDERVDELLDLMGLPPAEYRDRHPSELSGGQQQRVGVARALAAGPDVMLMDEPFGALDPITREELQDEFIDIQREIETTIIFVTHDINEALKMGDRIAILREGQLVQYDTPTALLNEPKTKFVEEFVGPDRTLKRLRVLRVEEVMQPEVPDEHADVVDAFRGDDAVMADGGEIVPVSPTDSAQVALSRCIQADVEALPVVEDASVVGVVTESAIRQSEGT; translated from the coding sequence ATGATCAGATTCGACGACGTCCACAAGCGGTACAGCGACGGAACCCACGCGGTCCGCGGGCTCGACTTCGAGGTCGAGGAGGGGACGACGACCGTCCTCGTCGGCCCCTCCGGGTGCGGGAAGACGACGACGATGAAGCTCGTCAACCGCCTGGAGGAGCCGACCGACGGCACCGTCTACTACGACGGCACGGACGTGAGCGAACTCGAAGCGACCGAGCTTCGCCGACAGATCGGCTACGTCATCCAGGACATCGGGCTGTTCGACCACATGACCGTCGGAGAGAACGTCGCCACCGTGCCCGAACTGAAGGGTTGGGACGAGGAACGAACCGACGAGCGGGTGGACGAACTGCTCGACCTGATGGGGCTCCCGCCCGCGGAGTACCGGGACCGACACCCCTCGGAGCTCTCGGGCGGCCAACAGCAGCGCGTCGGCGTCGCCCGGGCGCTCGCGGCCGGCCCCGACGTCATGCTGATGGACGAGCCGTTCGGCGCGCTCGACCCGATCACCCGCGAGGAACTGCAGGACGAGTTCATCGACATCCAGCGGGAGATAGAGACGACCATCATCTTCGTCACCCACGACATCAACGAGGCGCTGAAGATGGGCGACCGGATCGCCATCCTGCGGGAGGGCCAACTCGTCCAGTACGACACGCCGACGGCGCTGCTGAACGAACCGAAGACGAAGTTCGTCGAGGAGTTCGTCGGCCCCGACCGGACGCTCAAACGGCTCCGCGTGCTCCGCGTCGAGGAGGTCATGCAGCCCGAGGTGCCCGACGAGCACGCCGACGTCGTCGACGCGTTCCGCGGGGACGACGCCGTGATGGCCGACGGCGGCGAAATCGTGCCGGTGTCGCCCACCGATAGCGCCCAGGTCGCGCTCTCGCGGTGCATCCAGGCCGACGTCGAGGCGCTGCCCGTCGTCGAGGACGCGTCGGTCGTCGGCGTCGTCACCGAGTCGGCCATCCGTCAGTCGGAGGGCACATGA
- a CDS encoding ABC transporter permease yields the protein MTGLFGLLAETWAYLLANSDRFLELFREHLLLVFVSEALAVAVAIPLGILATRNDRAKGVVETVGNVAQTIPTLAIIALMFPLLGLGFLPALVGLFVYALLPVLTNTIVGLEDVDDGTVEAARGMGMSEWTVLRKIRLPLALPVIFAGIRTSTVLNVGTAYLAFFIGGGGLGVWVIGGIQLFNTPQLLAGAVSGALLAVSLDGLLALAERRLGDEASAGRAAAS from the coding sequence ATGACGGGACTCTTCGGGCTGCTCGCGGAGACGTGGGCCTACCTCCTCGCGAACTCCGACCGCTTTCTCGAACTGTTCCGCGAGCACCTTCTGCTGGTGTTCGTCTCCGAGGCGCTCGCGGTGGCTGTCGCGATTCCGCTCGGGATACTCGCGACGCGGAACGACCGGGCGAAGGGCGTCGTCGAGACCGTCGGCAACGTCGCCCAGACCATCCCCACGCTCGCCATCATCGCGCTCATGTTCCCGCTGTTAGGGCTGGGCTTTCTGCCCGCGCTGGTCGGGCTGTTCGTCTACGCGCTGCTGCCGGTGCTGACGAACACTATCGTCGGCCTCGAAGACGTCGACGACGGCACCGTGGAGGCGGCCCGCGGGATGGGGATGTCGGAGTGGACGGTGCTGCGGAAGATTCGGCTGCCGCTCGCGCTGCCCGTCATCTTCGCCGGCATCCGCACCAGCACGGTGCTCAACGTCGGCACCGCCTACCTGGCGTTCTTCATCGGCGGCGGCGGACTCGGCGTCTGGGTCATCGGCGGGATTCAGCTGTTCAACACCCCTCAGCTCCTCGCCGGAGCCGTCAGCGGCGCGCTGCTCGCCGTCAGCCTCGACGGCCTCCTCGCGCTGGCGGAACGACGGCTCGGCGACGAGGCGAGCGCCGGCCGGGCCGCGGCGAGCTAA
- a CDS encoding serine/threonine-protein kinase RIO2: MVRNVAGVMAELEAEDFYLLSGVEQGMRFGEWVNRGKLPELSGLTAENVEYRLNRCMRRDLVERKTIQYEGYKLAVEGYDALALRTFSKRDTIQGVGAPLGVGKESDVFEVQSYKPLALKFHREGYTNFREVMREREYTSENQHVSWLYTARKAAEREYEVLEDLYPDVAVPRPIDQNRHAIVMDKLAGIELDRAKLESEQVVGVLDLVVDEVAGAYEAGYVHADMSEYNVAVGEEGVTVFDWPQAVATEHDNARELLERDVKNLLDYFRRKYPAAMPDEVDSPALCDAVAANEFETLRAFAE; encoded by the coding sequence ATGGTGCGGAACGTCGCGGGTGTGATGGCGGAACTCGAAGCCGAGGACTTCTATCTCCTGTCGGGCGTCGAACAGGGGATGCGCTTCGGCGAGTGGGTGAACCGCGGCAAACTCCCCGAACTCTCGGGTCTGACGGCCGAGAACGTGGAGTACCGACTGAACCGCTGCATGCGCCGCGACCTGGTCGAACGCAAGACCATCCAGTACGAGGGGTACAAACTCGCCGTCGAGGGCTACGACGCTCTCGCGCTCCGAACGTTCTCGAAACGCGACACCATACAGGGCGTCGGCGCCCCCCTCGGCGTGGGCAAGGAGAGCGACGTGTTCGAGGTGCAGTCGTACAAACCGTTGGCGCTGAAGTTCCACCGTGAGGGGTACACGAACTTCCGCGAGGTGATGCGCGAACGCGAGTACACCTCCGAGAACCAGCACGTCTCGTGGCTCTACACCGCTCGAAAGGCCGCCGAACGGGAGTACGAGGTGCTCGAAGACCTTTATCCGGACGTCGCGGTGCCGCGGCCTATCGATCAGAACCGCCACGCCATCGTGATGGACAAACTCGCGGGTATCGAACTCGACCGGGCGAAACTGGAGTCCGAGCAGGTGGTCGGCGTCCTCGACCTCGTGGTCGACGAAGTCGCCGGCGCCTACGAGGCGGGGTACGTCCACGCCGACATGAGCGAGTACAACGTCGCCGTCGGCGAGGAGGGAGTGACGGTCTTCGACTGGCCGCAGGCGGTCGCCACCGAACACGACAACGCGCGCGAACTGCTCGAACGCGACGTGAAGAACCTCCTCGACTACTTCCGCCGCAAGTACCCCGCCGCGATGCCCGACGAGGTGGACTCCCCGGCGCTGTGCGACGCGGTGGCCGCGAACGAGTTCGAGACGCTTCGCGCGTTCGCCGAGTGA
- a CDS encoding DUF4112 domain-containing protein, which translates to MERDDFADEFDGYDGEIPEGVDEAAVERMRTVAHAFDELIDVPGTNTSIGLDPILGVVPVVGDLASAAFSLYIVAESARLGVSYKTLVAMLANVAIDTAGGAVPYVGTLFDAVWKANQWNFEMAMSDLQDQFDFDDDFGGGGLGDFPEDDDSDDPVVIDVE; encoded by the coding sequence ATGGAACGAGACGACTTCGCAGACGAGTTCGACGGCTACGACGGAGAGATTCCCGAGGGGGTAGACGAGGCGGCCGTCGAGCGGATGCGAACCGTCGCGCACGCCTTCGACGAGCTGATAGACGTACCCGGGACCAACACCAGCATCGGCCTCGACCCCATACTCGGCGTCGTCCCCGTCGTCGGCGACCTCGCCAGCGCGGCGTTCTCGCTGTACATCGTCGCGGAGTCGGCGCGCCTCGGCGTCTCGTACAAAACGCTCGTCGCCATGCTGGCGAACGTCGCCATCGACACCGCCGGCGGCGCGGTTCCGTACGTCGGCACGCTGTTCGACGCGGTCTGGAAGGCGAACCAGTGGAACTTCGAGATGGCGATGTCGGACCTGCAGGACCAGTTCGACTTCGACGACGACTTCGGCGGCGGCGGACTGGGCGACTTCCCCGAGGACGACGATAGCGACGACCCCGTCGTCATCGACGTGGAGTAA
- a CDS encoding lipoate--protein ligase family protein, producing MSDPDAGPDSDEACGPLADREWRLIREEARDGAMQMALDEIAAETAAAGGPRTVRVYRWEPSTLSLGYHQDPETVDWEHCEREGVTVTRRQTGGGGIYHDFDGDISYSIIAPKAELPGDLLESYHLLCAPVLDAFSRLGVDADFVEESVPEIWHPACYLRELHPAHDVVAGGKKVSGNAQYRRNDSVVQHGSLTYSARAAEHLAVFAGHDVSAETFADRVGGIDEFSDASRAEAVSAVESALAEWANAAEGAWTDDELARARNRAEEKYADDEWVRRDPRERSR from the coding sequence ATGAGCGACCCCGACGCCGGACCCGACTCCGACGAGGCGTGCGGTCCGCTGGCCGACCGCGAGTGGCGACTCATCCGCGAGGAGGCCAGAGACGGCGCGATGCAGATGGCGCTGGACGAAATCGCCGCCGAGACGGCCGCCGCGGGCGGCCCGCGGACGGTTCGCGTCTACCGATGGGAGCCGAGCACGCTCTCTCTGGGCTACCACCAGGACCCCGAGACGGTCGACTGGGAGCACTGCGAACGCGAGGGCGTCACCGTCACCCGCAGACAGACCGGCGGCGGCGGCATCTACCACGACTTCGACGGCGACATCTCCTACTCGATTATCGCGCCGAAGGCGGAACTGCCGGGCGACCTACTGGAGAGCTACCACCTGCTCTGCGCGCCCGTCCTCGACGCCTTCTCCCGCCTCGGCGTTGACGCCGACTTCGTCGAGGAGTCGGTGCCGGAGATATGGCATCCGGCGTGCTACCTGCGCGAACTCCACCCCGCACACGACGTGGTCGCCGGCGGGAAGAAGGTGAGCGGCAACGCGCAGTACCGGCGAAACGACTCGGTCGTCCAGCACGGGTCGCTGACCTACTCGGCCCGCGCGGCCGAGCACCTCGCGGTGTTCGCCGGCCACGACGTGAGCGCCGAGACGTTCGCGGACCGAGTGGGCGGCATCGACGAGTTCTCCGACGCCTCCCGCGCGGAGGCCGTCTCGGCCGTCGAATCCGCCCTCGCCGAGTGGGCCAACGCCGCCGAGGGCGCGTGGACCGACGACGAACTCGCTCGCGCGCGCAATCGCGCGGAGGAGAAGTACGCCGACGACGAGTGGGTTCGACGCGACCCGCGTGAGCGGTCGCGGTAG
- a CDS encoding redoxin domain-containing protein, whose translation MSEVGLAVGETVPDVGGRLVRADGETTDVTLSALVAERPVLLNFYTADFSPDCVSEWCEFRDFDWFATGDSVQVVGASKSGERLHRKFISQFDLGFPLFADTRLELADAFGVRYRAFGVSHRAHRSCFLVDEDLTVRYKWVGEHWLDPTRDTPPVGEIHDAVVRELGGNDVETFGF comes from the coding sequence ATGTCAGAAGTCGGGCTCGCGGTGGGGGAGACGGTGCCGGACGTGGGCGGGCGACTCGTCCGGGCGGACGGAGAGACGACGGACGTTACGCTGTCGGCACTCGTCGCCGAGCGGCCGGTGCTGTTGAACTTCTACACGGCGGACTTCAGCCCCGACTGCGTCTCCGAGTGGTGCGAGTTCCGCGATTTCGATTGGTTCGCCACGGGCGACAGCGTGCAGGTGGTCGGCGCGAGCAAGTCCGGCGAGCGACTCCACCGCAAGTTCATCAGCCAGTTCGACCTCGGCTTCCCGCTATTCGCGGACACGCGACTCGAACTCGCCGACGCGTTCGGCGTGCGCTACCGGGCGTTCGGCGTCTCCCACCGCGCGCACCGCTCCTGTTTCCTCGTCGACGAGGACCTGACGGTCCGCTACAAGTGGGTCGGAGAACACTGGCTGGACCCGACGCGCGACACGCCGCCGGTCGGCGAGATTCACGACGCCGTCGTCCGCGAGTTGGGCGGGAACGACGTCGAGACGTTCGGGTTCTAG
- a CDS encoding deoxyribonuclease IV, translating into MRVGAHVSMASSKVSSDEETPPHGNVANAVHRQVAFGGNCGQIFTTSPQVWRDPDISDEEAELFRAETAEKLDGPWVIHSSYLVNLCTPKDDLRRKSLESMQTEVDMAERLDIPYVNVHLGAHTGAGEEQGLENAVSVLDDLDIPEGVTVLVESDAGSGTKMGDEFEHLAYVIGESEQDLDMCLDTAHAFAAGYDLSTEEGVYDTVAELDDVVGLEHLACVHLNDSKHECGTNKDEHALIGEGLIGEEGMSAFINHPDLADVPLVLETPTEDGKGFAWNIARVKELREGE; encoded by the coding sequence ATGCGCGTCGGAGCACACGTCTCGATGGCCAGTTCGAAAGTCTCCTCGGACGAGGAGACGCCGCCGCACGGCAACGTCGCCAACGCGGTCCACCGGCAGGTCGCCTTCGGCGGCAACTGCGGGCAGATATTCACCACCTCGCCGCAGGTGTGGCGGGACCCCGACATCAGCGACGAGGAGGCGGAACTCTTCCGAGCGGAAACGGCGGAGAAACTCGACGGTCCGTGGGTAATCCACTCGTCGTACCTCGTGAACCTCTGTACGCCGAAGGACGACCTCCGTCGGAAATCGCTCGAATCGATGCAGACGGAGGTCGACATGGCCGAGAGACTCGACATCCCGTACGTGAACGTCCACCTCGGCGCGCACACCGGCGCGGGCGAGGAGCAGGGTCTGGAGAACGCCGTCTCGGTGCTGGACGACCTCGACATCCCCGAGGGCGTCACCGTCCTCGTCGAGTCCGACGCCGGGAGCGGAACGAAGATGGGCGACGAGTTCGAGCACCTCGCCTACGTCATCGGGGAGTCCGAACAGGACCTCGATATGTGTCTCGACACGGCCCACGCGTTCGCCGCGGGTTACGACCTCTCGACCGAAGAGGGGGTGTACGACACCGTCGCGGAACTCGACGACGTGGTCGGCCTCGAACACCTCGCGTGCGTCCACCTGAACGACTCCAAACACGAGTGCGGGACGAACAAGGACGAACACGCCCTCATCGGCGAGGGTCTTATCGGCGAGGAGGGAATGTCCGCGTTCATCAACCACCCGGACCTCGCGGACGTCCCTCTCGTCTTGGAGACGCCCACCGAGGACGGCAAAGGGTTCGCGTGGAACATCGCGCGCGTGAAGGAACTCCGCGAGGGCGAGTAG
- a CDS encoding endonuclease/exonuclease/phosphatase family protein: MTFRDHPAFSRRSALRVGAATGFGLAVPNAVVPAAARADDDGAATTELTVATRNLGLGANLFALFLVESMQGLARTVGDLYTDIERSAPTDRMRAIAGELARTRPDVVGVQEAALVRTDDAGDGGAGGPDAETVAFDFLADLTAALEVEDEPYEVAGVTTNADAEFPGLVDGDEIDVRLTDRDAVLVRAGADVEVTEASPATFEKALTVPLGDDRTFRVDRGYGVVDATVRGESLTVVNTHLESASESVRGAQAEELAAALESVDGPAILLGDLNDGPEFEGGAYETLAEGRIDAWASARDGDGDTCCRASTLDGPGSMDTRVDHVLVGGGLTPTDARLVGADAESRLTATVDGESRTLWPSDHAGVVASLRTEGTVAAAAGMGTQTAPADETTETTETAAGNDSDALETEGESGTDTPPTESADAATDTGAGGDDGSAGTDGPTTATDAPGFGPLAGLAGVLGGAAELVRRRSDRRE, translated from the coding sequence ATGACCTTCCGCGACCACCCCGCCTTCTCGCGTCGCTCCGCCCTCCGCGTCGGCGCGGCCACCGGGTTCGGTCTCGCCGTTCCGAACGCCGTCGTTCCCGCCGCCGCCCGCGCGGACGACGACGGCGCGGCGACGACTGAACTCACCGTCGCCACGCGCAACCTCGGTCTCGGCGCGAATCTGTTCGCCCTCTTTCTCGTCGAGTCGATGCAGGGCCTCGCGCGCACCGTCGGCGACCTCTATACCGATATCGAGCGGAGCGCCCCGACCGACCGGATGCGGGCTATCGCGGGTGAACTCGCGCGGACGCGGCCCGACGTGGTCGGCGTACAGGAGGCCGCCCTCGTCCGAACCGACGACGCGGGCGACGGCGGCGCGGGCGGCCCCGACGCCGAGACGGTCGCCTTCGACTTCCTCGCGGACCTCACCGCCGCCCTCGAAGTCGAGGACGAACCGTACGAGGTGGCGGGGGTGACGACGAACGCCGACGCGGAGTTCCCCGGCCTCGTCGACGGCGACGAGATCGACGTGCGCCTCACCGACCGCGACGCCGTCCTCGTCCGCGCCGGCGCCGACGTCGAGGTGACGGAGGCGTCGCCCGCGACGTTCGAGAAGGCCCTGACGGTGCCCCTCGGCGACGACCGGACGTTCCGCGTCGACCGCGGGTACGGCGTCGTCGACGCGACGGTTCGGGGCGAGTCGCTGACCGTCGTCAACACGCACTTGGAGTCGGCGTCCGAGAGCGTCCGCGGCGCTCAGGCCGAGGAACTCGCCGCCGCCCTCGAATCGGTCGACGGCCCCGCGATACTGCTCGGCGACCTGAACGACGGCCCCGAGTTCGAGGGCGGCGCCTACGAGACGCTCGCCGAGGGCCGAATCGACGCGTGGGCGTCGGCCCGCGACGGGGACGGAGACACCTGCTGTCGGGCGTCGACACTGGACGGACCGGGGTCGATGGACACGCGTGTCGACCACGTTCTCGTCGGAGGCGGTCTGACCCCGACCGACGCGCGGTTGGTCGGCGCCGACGCCGAGAGTCGTCTGACCGCGACCGTCGACGGCGAGTCGCGGACCCTGTGGCCCTCCGACCACGCGGGCGTCGTGGCGTCGCTCCGGACGGAGGGGACAGTAGCGGCGGCCGCGGGGATGGGAACGCAGACGGCGCCGGCGGACGAGACGACGGAGACAACGGAGACGGCGGCCGGGAACGACTCCGACGCCCTCGAAACCGAGGGCGAATCCGGAACTGACACGCCGCCGACCGAGTCGGCGGACGCGGCGACGGACACCGGGGCGGGCGGCGACGACGGGTCCGCGGGAACGGACGGACCGACGACGGCGACCGACGCGCCCGGATTCGGTCCGCTCGCGGGTCTCGCCGGCGTCCTCGGCGGTGCGGCCGAACTCGTGCGACGGCGGAGCGACCGTCGGGAGTGA
- a CDS encoding class I SAM-dependent methyltransferase, producing the protein MRKFSPEYLRRTRDGMWAESREALADLSLADRTRVLDVGCGTGELSRVLDAETPGEVVCLDADTDLLGVARRETGLPTVAGDATRLPFVDDAFDLAVCQALLVNLPDPAEALDSFARVSSDLVAAVEPDNAAVGVESTVSAEVALERSVRESYMEGVRTDVALGDRLPDVFEAAGLRDVRTRRHFHRKVTEPPYDELDLEDAARKANGAGLAAHETELRRTLSDAEYDALRRDWREMGRSVVEQMREERYHRAEVVPFDVVVGRVPD; encoded by the coding sequence GTGCGGAAGTTCTCCCCCGAGTACCTCCGGCGGACGCGCGACGGCATGTGGGCGGAGTCCCGCGAGGCCCTCGCGGACCTCTCGTTGGCCGACCGGACGCGTGTGCTCGACGTCGGATGCGGCACCGGCGAACTCTCCCGCGTGCTTGACGCGGAGACGCCCGGCGAGGTGGTCTGTCTCGACGCCGACACCGACCTTCTCGGCGTCGCGCGTCGGGAGACGGGCCTGCCCACCGTCGCGGGAGATGCGACTCGCCTCCCGTTCGTCGACGACGCGTTCGACCTCGCGGTGTGTCAGGCGCTTCTCGTGAACCTCCCCGACCCGGCGGAGGCGCTCGACTCCTTCGCCCGCGTCTCCTCGGACCTCGTCGCCGCCGTCGAACCCGACAACGCGGCGGTCGGCGTGGAGTCGACCGTCTCCGCGGAAGTCGCCCTCGAACGCTCGGTCCGGGAGTCCTACATGGAGGGCGTGCGGACGGACGTCGCCCTCGGCGACCGACTGCCCGACGTCTTCGAGGCCGCCGGCCTCCGCGACGTGCGGACGCGCCGGCACTTCCACCGGAAGGTGACCGAACCGCCGTACGACGAACTCGACTTGGAGGACGCCGCGCGAAAGGCCAACGGCGCGGGACTGGCCGCCCACGAGACCGAACTCCGTCGGACGCTGTCGGACGCGGAGTACGACGCCCTCCGCCGCGACTGGCGCGAGATGGGCCGGTCGGTGGTCGAACAGATGCGCGAGGAGCGGTACCACCGGGCGGAGGTCGTCCCGTTCGACGTGGTGGTCGGTCGCGTTCCCGACTGA
- a CDS encoding zinc ribbon domain-containing protein, producing MSHDAHDARDGDRGCPKCGGTETEMDSIATSGTGLSKFFDVQNRTFTVVTCTNCGYSELYRKRSSGNLVDLFLG from the coding sequence ATGAGCCACGACGCACACGACGCGCGCGACGGCGACCGCGGGTGCCCCAAATGTGGCGGCACCGAGACGGAGATGGACAGCATCGCGACCAGCGGCACCGGCCTCTCGAAGTTCTTCGACGTCCAGAACCGGACGTTCACGGTCGTCACCTGTACGAACTGCGGCTACTCGGAGCTGTATCGAAAACGGTCCAGCGGCAACCTCGTCGACCTGTTCTTGGGCTGA
- a CDS encoding DUF7095 family protein: protein MERARAVDRVETVLDAVESDPMPVPIREVWVYGDVALGLDPVDRLDVYVTKDLLMRSDTEAGEAFERSHGVKGVGKSVSAEWAEAYPEHLRANSNGYAAPEKCLAAHLLPEDEPVHLEVCNASFDDNVTQRLKGAMARDAYEQILDPRGVCLYAEGRRSESALEKLREGDLVFPTLSEALTMLGMDDATAETAADAVREYRASQTGATVRGDVV from the coding sequence ATGGAACGCGCCCGCGCCGTCGACCGAGTGGAGACCGTCCTCGACGCCGTCGAGTCCGACCCGATGCCCGTCCCCATCCGCGAGGTGTGGGTGTACGGCGACGTCGCCCTCGGCCTCGACCCGGTGGACCGACTCGACGTGTACGTCACGAAGGACCTCCTGATGCGCAGCGACACCGAGGCCGGCGAGGCGTTCGAGCGCTCGCACGGCGTGAAGGGCGTCGGCAAGAGCGTCTCCGCCGAGTGGGCCGAGGCGTACCCAGAGCACCTTCGCGCGAACAGCAACGGGTACGCCGCCCCGGAGAAGTGCTTGGCCGCCCACCTCCTCCCCGAGGACGAACCCGTCCACCTCGAAGTCTGCAACGCCTCCTTCGACGACAACGTCACCCAGCGACTGAAAGGTGCGATGGCGCGCGACGCCTACGAGCAGATTCTCGACCCGCGCGGCGTCTGCCTGTACGCCGAGGGGCGGCGTTCGGAATCGGCGCTGGAGAAACTCCGGGAGGGGGACCTCGTCTTCCCGACGCTGTCGGAGGCGCTGACGATGCTCGGGATGGACGACGCGACGGCCGAGACGGCCGCCGACGCCGTCCGCGAGTACCGCGCCTCGCAGACGGGCGCGACGGTTCGCGGCGACGTGGTGTGA